Proteins from a single region of Apium graveolens cultivar Ventura chromosome 7, ASM990537v1, whole genome shotgun sequence:
- the LOC141673140 gene encoding uncharacterized protein LOC141673140: MTSYEQEKPLAPGAHRITIRHENDTKHYRSACLKCCGCALVVFGIIGITMLILMLTVLKVKDPTMNLNYVTLKGLETANLFNLLPTTNLTIEADMSIKNPNAAAFKFKNAVTGIYYENVLIGEAKTPKGTAKANKTFRLTITIDVMLQTFLRVPRFLGDLTAGEMPVNTRSSIRGKVEGARLDCLRVYPLSSQFLVRSSLTPRIYTYSIPENLPRK, from the exons ATGACAAGTTATGAGCAAGAAAAGCCCCTAGCCCCGGGGGCTCATCGGATCACAATTCGCCACGAGAACGACACGAAGCACTACCGCAGCGCATGCCTCAAATGTTGCGGATGCGCCTTGGTGGTATTTGGAATCATAGGGATAACAATGCTGATACTAATGTTGACTGTTTTGAAGGTTAAAGATCCGACGATGAATTTAAACTACGTGACACTCAAAGGGCTGGAAACTGCGAACTTATTCAATCTGTTGCCAACCACAAACTTAACAATCGAGGCTGATATGTCGATCAAGAACCCGAATGCAGCTGCTTTTAAGTTCAAGAATGCTGTTACAGGTATTTACTATGAGAATGTACTTATAGGGGAAGCTAAAACTCCAAAGGGCACTGCAAAGGCTAACAAAACATTTCGACTGACAATAACTATTGATGTTATGCTTCAAACGTTTCTAAGGGTACCGCGATTTTTGGGAGATCTTACAGCAGGAGAAATGCCAGTGAACACGAGGAGCAGCATTCGGGGTAAAGTGGAG GGAGCACGGTTGGACTGTTTAAGAGTTTATCCTCTGTCGTCCCAGTTTCTTGTTCGATCCTCGCTCACCCCGAGAATTTATACTTACTCTATACCTGAAAATCTCCCACGGAAGTAG
- the LOC141675296 gene encoding glycosyl hydrolase 5 family protein-like, with protein sequence MQTFIAFLILFSLLSPSFSVPLSTKSRWIIDDVGGHRVKLVGGNWAGHVGPMLPEGLDKRPLSDIARHIALMGFNSVRLTYSTYMFTKYSHLTVMQSLRNLSLFNAIDGVTRYNHQLLNLTLPAAQEAVVNQLAYYGVMTVLDNQVSKPMWCCSDDDGNGFWGDKYFDPQDWLKSLQKVAHRYRHNPMVVAMSLRNEIRGKRQNAKDWLKYVRKGVKQVHKYNPNVLILVGGLSYALDLTPLKNKSLNINASSKLSHKIVYESHRYAFTMGQSHDYRHKPLNQFCDSVIAEMENRTTFLTQGPNAAPLYITEFGVNMLGNVTYDNIFLGCFLAYLAKYDLDWNLWALHGSYYLRDEGQGVEEQYGMFSTNWTKIRNPDIHAKLLSVRQMIKDPNSAEPSYLRLYHPKTGRCLSVNGNTQIHATECYTFSKWSYENSLIKLNGTPYCLAATGHNSPLSLTTDCDSKQSSWQAVSSYQLANRDNLCIHYDPYYSPYVLTKRCICASSSNDTSCVRNPQSQWFQRVSSSALE encoded by the exons ATGCAGACTTTCATTGCTTTTCTCATACTCTTCTCTCTGTTAAGTCCATCATTTTCTGTCCCTCTTTCAACCAAATCTAGATGGATTATAGATGATGTTGGTGGCCATAGGGTGAAGCTCGTCGGTGGCAACTGGGCTGGCCATGTTGGCCCCATGTTGCCAGAAGGACTCGACAAGAGGCCGTTGAGTGACATTGCAAGACACATAGCTCTGATGGGCTTCAATTCTGTACGGCTCACGTATTCCACCTACATGTTCACTAAATATTCTCATCTTACTGTCATGCAGTCTCTGCGAAATTTAAGCCTTTTTAATGCCATTGATGGGGTGACAAGATATAATCATCAACTGTTAAATCTCACCCTTCCTGCTGCTCAAGAAGCTGTTGTCAATCAGCTCGCTTATTATGGTGTTATGACTGTTCTTGATAATCAAGTTAGCAAGCCAATGTGGTGTTGCAGTGATGATGACGGAAATGGTTTTTGGGGCGATAAGTATTTTGATCCTCAGGATTGGTTGAAATCGTTGCAGAAGGTTGCACATCGTTACAGACACAATCCAATG GTAGTTGCAATGAGTTTGCGAAATGAGATACGTGGAAAACGCCAAAATGCCAAGGATTGGCTCAAATATGTCCGCAAGGGTGTGAAACAAGTCCACAAGTACAACCCTAATGTGCTCATTCTTGTTGGTGGTTTATCGTATGCTCTTGATTTAACACCGTTAAAGAATAAATCTCTAAACATTAACGCAAGCAGCAAGCTGAGCCATAAGATTGTTTATGAATCACATCGATATGCTTTCACAATGGGACAATCTCATGACTATAGGCATAAACCACTGAATCAATTTTGCGATAGTGTTATTGCAGAGATGGAAAATCGAACCACATTTTTGACACAAGGGCCAAATGCAGCTCCATTGTATATAACTGAGTTTGGCGTTAATATGTTGGGTAATGTGACTTATGACAACATTTTCTTGGGTTGCTTCTTGGCCTATTTGGCAAAGTATGATTTAGATTGGAATTTGTGGGCTTTACATGGAAGCTACTATTTACGAGATGAAGGACAAGGTGTAGAGGAGCAATATGGAATGTTTTCAACCAACTGGACGAAGATTAGAAACCCAGACATTCATGCCAAATTATTATCAGTACGACAGATGATCAAAG ATCCAAACTCTGCAGAACCGAGTTACTTGAGACTGTACCATCCAAAAACTGGTCGATGTCTTAGTGTCAATGGCAATACTCAAATTCACGCGACAGAATGTTATACATTTAGCAAATGGAGTTATGAGAATTCGTTGATTAAATTGAATGGAACTCCATATTGTTTAGCAGCCACTGGCCATAATTCGCCACTTTCTTTAACTACAGACTGTGACAGCAAGCAAAGTTCTTGGCAAGCTGTATCGAGCTATCAACTTGCTAACCGGGATAATCTATGCATACATTATGACCCTTATTATTCTCCATATGTTCTGACAAAGAGGTGCATTTGTGCAAGTTCAAGTAATGATACTTCTTGTGTTAGAAATCCTCAGAGTCAGTGGTTTCAGCGTGTTTCGTCCAGTGCATTGGAGTAA